A window of the Gemmatirosa kalamazoonensis genome harbors these coding sequences:
- a CDS encoding DUF6134 family protein produces the protein MFRTAIRTLRLALSLTPVALAAQVTTADEGTFTVTREGARIGREEFRIMKQPVAGGVEYVARGLGAYGDRRITAALQTDAGGSPLRYQVDVKNGVENEARLTAQIVHGRLSTQVRTARGEAASEFATGDGSVIVDDEIYHQYYFLPLSGRLRSGSGELSLLVPRRNAQGAVRVSRGGSDPVTIGGQTLAATRYVLTAAGAPERQVWLDANGRVLKVSVPAQGIVALRDDPPGS, from the coding sequence ATGTTCCGCACCGCGATCCGCACTCTTCGCCTCGCGCTCTCGCTCACGCCCGTCGCGCTCGCCGCCCAGGTGACGACGGCGGACGAGGGCACGTTCACCGTCACCCGCGAGGGGGCGCGGATCGGGCGCGAGGAGTTCCGCATCATGAAGCAGCCGGTCGCCGGCGGCGTGGAGTACGTGGCGCGCGGCCTGGGCGCGTACGGCGACCGCCGCATCACGGCGGCGCTGCAGACCGACGCCGGTGGCTCCCCGCTCCGCTACCAGGTGGACGTGAAGAATGGCGTCGAGAACGAGGCGCGCCTCACCGCGCAGATCGTTCACGGCCGGCTCAGCACCCAGGTGCGGACCGCACGCGGCGAGGCGGCGAGCGAGTTCGCCACCGGCGACGGCTCCGTGATCGTGGACGACGAGATCTATCACCAGTACTACTTCCTCCCACTCTCGGGGCGGCTACGCTCCGGGTCGGGGGAGCTGTCGTTGTTGGTGCCGCGGCGTAACGCGCAGGGGGCGGTGCGCGTCAGCCGCGGGGGCTCCGATCCGGTCACGATCGGCGGACAGACGCTCGCCGCGACGCGCTACGTGCTGACGGCCGCGGGCGCACCGGAGCGGCAGGTGTGGTTGGATGCGAACGGCCGCGTACTGAAGGTCAGCGTGCCCGCCCAGGGCATCGTCGCGCTGCGCGACGACCCACCCGGAAGCTGA
- a CDS encoding TolC family protein produces the protein MRFSLLAGGLLAAAVALPAQQPTTAQPAPSQAAGPTLTLDDAIALARRNNPTYQSSVNERRRAAAAVRSAYGALAPQVSSNFYTQYRQGGQQLFAGTSIGASADQINAGGGIDVNAQFSAQNILTPRVQRANAEAVESDITASEQTLRSNVTAQYILALQQQARAALQDTLVATAAAQLELAKARVAVGAATILDARQAEVALGQLQVAAIQARNQAQVEKLRLFQQMGVQQPTDVQLTTRFEVTEPRYSLDALLDEARKGNPTLNALRTREHVADVTVKASKGAYLPTLALSAGLSGYGNTFTSTDGLVGQALLRKQNNCFSVAEIRQAVGQPADPDACNALSLSQSEVAAARAQNGRLFNFTKAPYNVTAQVSLPIFNGFQREQQVQQAIAARNDAEYRTRGQELQTTADVTAAYLTLQANRQSVALQEKNAATAREALALAQERYRVGANTFIEVSQARDVYARAQTDYVNAIYDFHRSFAQLEAAVGRPLR, from the coding sequence ATGCGATTCTCGCTCCTCGCTGGCGGCCTGCTCGCCGCCGCGGTCGCGCTCCCCGCGCAGCAGCCCACCACCGCCCAGCCCGCCCCCTCGCAGGCCGCCGGTCCGACGCTGACGCTCGACGACGCCATCGCGCTCGCGCGCCGGAACAACCCGACGTACCAGTCCAGCGTGAACGAGCGGCGCCGCGCCGCGGCGGCGGTGCGCAGCGCTTACGGCGCGCTGGCGCCCCAGGTCTCGTCGAACTTCTACACGCAGTATCGACAGGGCGGCCAGCAGCTGTTCGCCGGCACGAGCATCGGCGCCTCCGCGGACCAGATCAACGCCGGCGGCGGGATCGACGTGAACGCGCAGTTCAGCGCCCAGAACATCCTCACGCCGCGCGTGCAGCGAGCGAACGCCGAGGCGGTCGAGTCCGACATCACGGCGTCGGAGCAGACGCTCCGCTCGAACGTGACGGCCCAGTACATCCTCGCGCTGCAGCAGCAGGCGCGCGCGGCGCTACAGGACACGCTCGTCGCCACGGCAGCGGCGCAGCTCGAGCTGGCGAAGGCGCGGGTGGCGGTCGGCGCGGCGACGATCCTCGATGCGCGGCAGGCCGAGGTCGCGCTCGGGCAGCTCCAGGTCGCGGCGATCCAGGCGCGCAACCAGGCCCAGGTCGAGAAGCTCCGCCTGTTCCAGCAGATGGGCGTGCAGCAGCCGACCGACGTGCAGCTGACGACCCGGTTCGAGGTCACCGAGCCGCGCTACTCGCTCGACGCGCTGCTCGACGAGGCGCGCAAGGGCAACCCGACGCTGAACGCGCTCCGCACGCGCGAGCACGTCGCCGACGTCACGGTGAAGGCGTCGAAGGGCGCGTACCTGCCGACGCTGGCGCTGAGCGCGGGGCTGAGCGGCTACGGGAACACGTTCACGAGCACCGACGGGCTGGTCGGCCAGGCGCTGCTCCGCAAGCAGAACAACTGCTTCTCGGTCGCGGAGATTCGCCAGGCGGTCGGGCAGCCGGCCGATCCCGACGCGTGCAACGCGCTCTCGCTCTCGCAGAGCGAGGTCGCCGCGGCGCGCGCGCAGAACGGCCGCCTGTTCAACTTCACGAAGGCGCCGTACAACGTCACGGCGCAGGTGTCGCTGCCGATCTTCAACGGCTTCCAGCGCGAGCAGCAGGTCCAGCAGGCGATCGCGGCGCGCAACGACGCGGAGTACCGCACGCGCGGGCAGGAGCTGCAGACGACCGCCGATGTGACGGCCGCGTACCTCACGCTGCAGGCGAACCGGCAGTCCGTCGCGCTCCAGGAGAAGAATGCGGCGACGGCGCGCGAGGCGCTCGCGCTGGCCCAGGAGCGCTACCGCGTCGGCGCGAACACGTTCATCGAGGTCTCGCAGGCGCGTGACGTGTACGCCCGCGCGCAGACGGACTACGTGAACGCGATCTACGACTTCCATCGCTCGTTCGCGCAGCTCGAGGCCGCCGTCGGGCGCCCGCTGCGCTGA
- a CDS encoding ABC transporter ATP-binding protein, translating to MGGEVVHALRGVDLAIGRNEYVAIMGPSGSGKSTFMNVLGCLDTPSAGEYWLNGQNVSQMSDDELARVRNKEIGFVFQTFNLLPRSTALQNVELPLVYAGVPSAERRKRAEGALDAVNLGSRMHHKPNELSGGQRQRVAIARALVNRPSILLADEPTGNLDSNTSEEIMRVFEDLARQGQTVVMVTHEPDIAAHARRVVVLRDGLVSSDERRAQFVARIHAGGSVHETAGTAGT from the coding sequence ATGGGCGGTGAGGTGGTGCACGCGCTGCGCGGCGTGGACCTCGCCATCGGCCGCAACGAGTACGTCGCGATCATGGGCCCGTCGGGCTCGGGCAAGTCGACGTTCATGAACGTGCTCGGCTGCCTCGACACGCCGTCGGCGGGCGAGTACTGGCTCAACGGCCAGAACGTCTCGCAGATGAGCGACGACGAGCTGGCGCGCGTCCGGAACAAGGAGATCGGGTTCGTCTTCCAGACGTTCAACCTGCTCCCCCGCTCCACCGCGCTGCAGAACGTCGAGCTGCCGCTGGTCTACGCCGGCGTGCCGTCGGCCGAGCGCCGCAAGCGCGCCGAGGGCGCGCTCGACGCGGTGAACCTCGGCTCGCGCATGCACCACAAGCCGAACGAGCTCTCCGGCGGTCAGCGCCAGCGCGTCGCGATCGCGCGGGCGCTCGTGAACCGTCCGTCGATCCTCCTCGCCGACGAGCCGACGGGGAACCTCGACTCGAACACGTCCGAGGAGATCATGCGCGTGTTCGAGGATCTCGCGCGGCAGGGGCAGACGGTCGTCATGGTCACGCACGAGCCGGACATCGCCGCGCACGCGCGGCGCGTCGTCGTGCTCCGCGACGGGCTCGTGTCGAGCGACGAGCGTCGGGCGCAGTTCGTGGCGCGCATCCACGCCGGCGGCAGCGTGCACGAGACGGCGGGCACCGCCGGCACGTAA
- a CDS encoding creatininase family protein has product MTALPPTGRPRRLKELTPPDVAAILQNDPRLLVPVGCTEPHGTHLPIGCDSIIVDRLADDLSALSGAIRAPTVEYGVNAPTRSPAPGAAGVRKKTLHRLLNDLVAAWENCGFEELILLTAHAFDPHQEALATVITARARVRVVDLFAINLSDLLEGQLEPMHGDEVDTSLMLHLAPELVRLESAEDYMVERGDLRKFRRGSGKAPRGTAGTLGRPSLASAEKGKLLYERILARVAVRILGVAESAPASSTAASA; this is encoded by the coding sequence ATGACCGCCCTCCCTCCCACCGGCCGACCGCGCCGGCTCAAAGAGCTGACGCCGCCGGACGTGGCGGCGATCCTCCAGAACGACCCGCGCCTGCTCGTGCCGGTCGGCTGCACCGAGCCGCATGGTACGCACCTGCCGATCGGCTGCGACAGCATCATCGTCGACCGCCTGGCCGACGACCTCTCCGCGCTGAGCGGCGCGATTCGCGCGCCCACCGTGGAGTACGGCGTCAACGCCCCGACGCGCTCCCCCGCCCCGGGCGCGGCCGGCGTCCGGAAGAAGACGCTGCACCGCCTGCTGAACGATCTCGTGGCGGCGTGGGAGAACTGCGGGTTCGAGGAGCTGATCCTCCTCACCGCCCACGCGTTCGACCCGCATCAGGAGGCGTTGGCCACGGTGATCACCGCGCGGGCGCGCGTCCGTGTCGTGGACCTGTTCGCGATCAACCTGTCCGACCTGCTCGAGGGACAGCTGGAGCCGATGCACGGGGACGAGGTCGATACGTCGCTGATGCTACACCTCGCTCCGGAATTGGTCCGCCTCGAGTCGGCGGAGGATTATATGGTCGAGCGCGGCGACCTACGGAAGTTCCGCCGCGGCTCGGGCAAGGCGCCGCGCGGGACGGCCGGCACGCTCGGCCGGCCGTCGCTCGCCTCGGCCGAGAAGGGGAAGCTGCTGTACGAGCGCATCCTGGCGCGGGTCGCCGTGCGCATCCTCGGTGTGGCGGAGTCGGCGCCGGCGTCGTCGACGGCGGCGTCGGCCTGA
- a CDS encoding ABC transporter permease: MPFLEAVTLALQTLRVQKLKSFFTLLGVTIGVMFLIAVVSIVNGMARYVEQDFAGKFLGVNTFNLRRFPDINNEVDDATWKAWQRRPPITEEDALAVRASLPGGTRWAIQDVRWVTPLTRYARGGPQVIAQAVTPEYFAIKDLVVTRGRVFTEQEAQYGAAVAVIGEEVASLYFPGVDPLGREFTIDHVPFTVVGVLEKQGTVFGFSLDRQIVAPFYSPMRRITHSRVNLYGVVVQATTDAELANAREVVRETMRRRHKLRPGVPDDFAFESSETALQEWLSIKKYLVLAGTLLPAIGLVVGAIVIMNIMLVAVVERTREIGVRKSLGARRRDILGQFLVESTTLSVVGAALGVLLGVALAQAVKAATPLPAAVAPWSVLAAVALGAGVGIVAGVYPASRAARLDPIAALRQE, encoded by the coding sequence GTGCCGTTCCTCGAGGCCGTCACTCTCGCGCTGCAGACCCTCCGCGTTCAGAAGCTGAAGAGCTTCTTCACGCTGCTCGGCGTGACGATCGGGGTGATGTTCCTCATCGCGGTCGTGTCGATCGTGAACGGGATGGCGCGGTACGTGGAGCAGGACTTCGCCGGGAAGTTCCTCGGGGTGAACACGTTCAACCTGCGGCGCTTTCCGGACATCAACAACGAAGTGGACGACGCCACGTGGAAGGCGTGGCAGCGTCGGCCGCCGATCACCGAGGAGGACGCGCTCGCCGTGCGCGCGTCGCTTCCCGGCGGGACGCGGTGGGCGATCCAGGACGTGCGCTGGGTGACACCGCTCACGCGGTACGCGCGCGGCGGCCCGCAGGTGATCGCGCAGGCGGTGACGCCGGAGTACTTCGCGATCAAGGATCTCGTGGTCACGCGCGGGCGCGTGTTCACGGAGCAGGAGGCGCAGTACGGCGCCGCCGTCGCCGTCATCGGCGAAGAGGTCGCGTCGCTGTACTTCCCGGGCGTCGATCCGCTCGGGCGCGAGTTCACGATCGACCACGTGCCGTTCACGGTGGTCGGCGTGCTGGAGAAGCAGGGCACGGTGTTCGGCTTCTCGCTCGACCGGCAGATCGTCGCGCCGTTCTACTCGCCGATGCGGCGCATCACGCACTCGCGCGTGAACCTGTACGGCGTGGTCGTGCAGGCGACGACGGACGCGGAGCTCGCGAACGCGCGCGAGGTCGTGCGCGAGACGATGCGCCGGCGGCACAAGCTGCGCCCCGGCGTTCCCGACGACTTCGCGTTCGAGAGCTCGGAGACGGCGCTGCAGGAGTGGCTGTCGATCAAGAAGTACCTCGTGCTCGCCGGCACGCTGCTCCCGGCGATCGGCCTCGTCGTCGGCGCCATCGTCATCATGAACATCATGCTCGTCGCAGTCGTCGAGCGGACACGGGAGATCGGGGTGCGCAAGTCGTTAGGCGCGCGCCGGCGCGACATCCTCGGCCAGTTCCTCGTCGAGTCGACGACGCTCAGCGTGGTGGGTGCCGCGCTCGGCGTGCTGCTCGGCGTGGCGCTCGCGCAGGCGGTGAAGGCGGCGACGCCGCTGCCCGCCGCGGTGGCGCCGTGGTCGGTGCTCGCCGCGGTGGCGTTAGGCGCCGGCGTGGGGATCGTCGCGGGCGTGTATCCGGCGAGCCGCGCCGCGCGGCTGGACCCGATCGCGGCGCTCCGCCAGGAGTGA
- a CDS encoding protein kinase domain-containing protein has translation MSPTPLPAVTLPAHLAQWQLPPGWSWGVDFVEEEHRHFQEVIDALGRSLSLVTAPNPAHEHWLWTEARELAHRNHPAIPTTYHYWTQHRDSRRGPGYLRRWIAGETLTARVRRQGVQDVPSVLRLLREAGAVTAYLHDGGTVHGALSGRTTWLTPSGRLWLLGWQWAVRREQIPRELAPDPELCPPAPEWPPGAWEPTTYSDQWQLGAMAFLALTGEVPPIEDPPPIALVRPDCPASAAAVIDRSLHPDPRERHPSVVAMVRALDRGVSLRPAILVGDGDAPEDSLEARLRWATGDDYEILSPLGSGTFGSVWRVRDLSLGREVALKMLHPHIARDSGAVARFRREAQLAAQLAHPAIVPIYDFDTRGAVSWYTMELAEGGSVADLVRRSGARKLAELAPQVEAALEGLAAAHAIGVIHRDLKPENVLIDRYRRWRLADFGIANALGEDSVGSSGTPAFAPPEQLLGEPQGPAADCFALAAIVYYALTAQPPFGEAGGPAVLARQLEGRVDLDGFEPAVADWLRRGLAADAEARFSDATEMQNAWRAVVDEVSRASARRGLLSRIFA, from the coding sequence GTGTCGCCGACCCCGCTTCCCGCCGTCACGCTGCCGGCGCATCTCGCGCAGTGGCAACTGCCGCCGGGCTGGTCGTGGGGTGTGGACTTCGTCGAGGAGGAGCACCGGCACTTCCAGGAGGTCATCGACGCGCTCGGCCGGTCGCTGTCGCTCGTCACCGCGCCGAACCCCGCGCACGAGCACTGGCTGTGGACCGAGGCGCGCGAGCTCGCGCACCGCAACCACCCGGCGATCCCGACCACCTATCACTACTGGACCCAGCACCGCGACTCGCGCCGCGGGCCCGGGTATCTGCGCCGCTGGATCGCCGGCGAGACGCTCACGGCACGGGTGCGGCGGCAGGGCGTGCAGGACGTGCCGTCGGTGCTGCGGCTGCTGCGCGAGGCGGGTGCGGTGACCGCGTACCTGCACGACGGCGGCACCGTGCACGGCGCGCTCTCCGGTCGCACGACGTGGCTCACGCCGTCGGGGCGGCTGTGGCTCCTCGGCTGGCAGTGGGCGGTGCGGCGCGAGCAGATCCCGCGCGAGCTCGCGCCGGACCCCGAGCTGTGCCCGCCGGCGCCGGAATGGCCGCCCGGCGCGTGGGAGCCCACGACGTACAGCGACCAGTGGCAGCTCGGCGCGATGGCGTTCCTCGCGCTCACCGGCGAGGTCCCGCCCATCGAGGATCCACCGCCGATCGCGCTGGTGCGGCCCGATTGTCCCGCGAGTGCCGCGGCGGTGATCGATCGCTCGCTGCACCCCGATCCGCGGGAGCGGCATCCGTCGGTGGTCGCGATGGTGCGCGCGCTCGACCGCGGCGTGTCGCTGCGACCGGCGATCCTCGTCGGCGACGGCGATGCGCCGGAGGACTCGCTCGAGGCGCGGCTGCGGTGGGCCACCGGCGACGACTACGAGATCCTCTCGCCGTTAGGCAGCGGCACGTTCGGGTCGGTGTGGCGCGTGCGCGACCTGTCGCTCGGCCGCGAGGTCGCGCTGAAGATGCTCCACCCGCACATCGCGCGCGACAGCGGCGCCGTCGCACGGTTCCGCCGCGAGGCGCAGCTCGCCGCGCAGCTCGCGCATCCTGCCATCGTGCCCATCTACGACTTCGACACGCGCGGCGCCGTGTCGTGGTACACGATGGAGCTCGCGGAAGGTGGGTCGGTCGCCGACCTCGTTAGGCGCAGCGGCGCGCGCAAGCTCGCCGAGCTGGCGCCGCAGGTGGAGGCGGCACTCGAGGGACTCGCCGCCGCGCACGCCATCGGCGTGATCCACCGCGACCTCAAGCCGGAGAACGTGCTCATCGACCGCTACCGTCGCTGGCGCCTCGCCGACTTCGGCATCGCGAACGCGCTCGGCGAGGATAGTGTGGGGTCGTCGGGCACGCCGGCGTTCGCGCCGCCCGAGCAGCTGTTGGGCGAGCCGCAGGGACCGGCGGCCGACTGCTTCGCGCTCGCCGCGATCGTGTACTACGCGCTCACCGCGCAGCCGCCGTTCGGTGAGGCGGGGGGCCCCGCGGTGCTCGCGCGTCAGCTCGAGGGGCGCGTGGACCTCGACGGGTTCGAGCCGGCGGTGGCCGACTGGCTCCGGCGCGGCCTCGCCGCCGACGCCGAAGCGCGCTTCTCCGACGCGACCGAGATGCAGAACGCGTGGCGCGCCGTCGTCGACGAGGTGTCGCGCGCGTCGGCGCGCCGCGGGCTGCTGAGCCGCATCTTCGCCTGA
- a CDS encoding NAD-dependent succinate-semialdehyde dehydrogenase gives MPIATVDPTTGETLRTFPPHDEAAVDAALARAADAAREWRRTPVAERAALVGRIGVLLDERRERYARLMTMEMGKPLQAARDEAAKCATACRYYAEHAARFLDGETLVHDDGGVGRVRYDPLGVVLAVMPWNFPFWQVVRFMAPALAAGNVGVLKHASNVPQCALALAEVVRDAGGRRGLFETLLIPSDRVEAVIADPRVAAVTLTGSEGAGSHVGAAAGRHLKKSVLELGGSDPFVVMPSADLDIAARTAVTARTINNGQSCIAAKRFVVHTDVYEPFLDRFVAGMRALRLGNPMDEGVQVGPLATGSIRDDVHDQVRRTVVAGARLLCGGQPFDGPGFFYPPTVLADVPLDAPAATEEVFGPVAAVLRVPNVDEAIRVANASPYGLGAAAWTTDAAEKQRFEAELDAGSVFLNGMVASDPRLPFGGVKRSGYGRELSAIGMREFVNVKTVREARGTSSTTATTE, from the coding sequence ATGCCGATCGCGACCGTCGACCCGACCACCGGCGAGACCCTGCGCACGTTCCCGCCGCACGACGAGGCCGCAGTGGACGCCGCGCTGGCTCGCGCGGCAGATGCCGCGCGCGAGTGGCGCCGCACGCCGGTGGCGGAGCGTGCCGCGCTCGTCGGCCGCATCGGCGTGCTGCTGGACGAGCGCCGCGAGCGATACGCGCGGCTCATGACGATGGAGATGGGCAAGCCGCTGCAGGCGGCGCGCGACGAGGCGGCGAAGTGCGCGACCGCATGCCGCTACTACGCCGAGCACGCCGCGCGATTCCTCGACGGCGAGACGCTCGTGCACGACGACGGCGGCGTGGGACGCGTGCGCTACGACCCGCTCGGCGTGGTGCTCGCGGTGATGCCGTGGAACTTCCCGTTCTGGCAGGTGGTGCGCTTCATGGCGCCCGCGCTCGCCGCGGGGAACGTCGGGGTGCTGAAGCACGCGTCGAACGTGCCGCAGTGCGCGCTCGCGCTCGCGGAGGTGGTGCGCGACGCGGGCGGCCGGCGGGGACTGTTCGAGACGCTGCTCATCCCGAGCGACCGCGTGGAAGCGGTGATCGCCGACCCGCGCGTCGCCGCGGTGACGCTCACCGGCAGCGAGGGCGCGGGCAGCCACGTCGGTGCGGCCGCGGGGCGGCATCTGAAGAAGTCGGTCCTCGAGCTCGGGGGCAGCGATCCGTTCGTCGTCATGCCGAGCGCGGACCTGGACATCGCGGCGCGCACGGCGGTGACGGCGCGCACGATCAACAACGGCCAGTCGTGCATCGCCGCGAAGCGGTTCGTGGTGCACACCGACGTGTACGAGCCGTTCCTCGACCGCTTCGTCGCCGGCATGCGTGCGCTGCGTCTCGGCAACCCGATGGACGAGGGCGTGCAGGTCGGACCGCTCGCGACGGGCAGCATCCGCGACGACGTGCACGACCAGGTGCGCCGCACGGTCGTCGCCGGCGCGCGACTGCTCTGCGGTGGCCAGCCGTTCGACGGTCCTGGGTTCTTCTATCCGCCGACGGTGCTCGCCGACGTGCCGCTCGACGCGCCGGCCGCGACCGAGGAGGTGTTCGGCCCCGTCGCGGCCGTGCTGCGAGTGCCTAACGTCGACGAAGCGATCCGCGTGGCGAACGCGTCGCCGTACGGGCTGGGCGCCGCCGCGTGGACGACCGACGCGGCGGAGAAGCAGCGCTTCGAGGCGGAGCTCGACGCCGGCTCGGTGTTCCTGAACGGCATGGTCGCCTCGGATCCGCGGCTGCCGTTCGGCGGCGTGAAGCGCTCCGGCTACGGACGCGAGCTGAGCGCGATCGGGATGCGCGAGTTCGTGAACGTGAAGACGGTGCGCGAGGCGCGCGGCACGTCGTCGACGACCGCGACGACCGAGTGA
- a CDS encoding efflux RND transporter periplasmic adaptor subunit yields the protein MGKPLKLSIAGVVLVGLAAVAVMGASKRDKKAVEVKIEQVGRRDLVSSVTASGQVIPHTKVDVAADISGRIVRLAVKEGDIVTQGQFLLQIEPEQYAAAVQRQEAALAGAQAQAAQAQANLIQAERAYDRMAKIKAQNANLVSESELDQLKTAADVNKALSDAAKHQVEQAVAGLRDARQALAKTTINAPMSGRVTRLNVEQGETAVPGTFNKDAATLLTISDMGVLETKVKVDETDVAHVSLGDSAVVQIDAFPDTTFVGRVTKISNSSVKGAAGQQAADQAIDFEVTIQLVNPPQETRPDFSATAKVITDARKHVLSIPIIALTVRENENVPHADSAPTMGGREPQKEVGKKDVEGVFIVAKDNKVTFRPVKVGIAGDRYFEVLGGLKEGETIVAGTYQAIRDLKDGQLVRQAVDKNAKDAKTKTATAGAKS from the coding sequence ATGGGTAAGCCCCTGAAGTTGTCCATCGCCGGTGTCGTTCTCGTCGGCCTCGCCGCGGTCGCGGTGATGGGCGCGAGCAAGCGCGACAAGAAGGCGGTCGAGGTGAAGATCGAGCAGGTCGGCCGGCGCGATCTCGTCTCGTCCGTGACGGCGAGCGGACAGGTCATCCCGCACACGAAGGTCGACGTCGCGGCGGACATCAGCGGCCGCATCGTCCGGCTCGCGGTGAAGGAGGGAGACATCGTCACCCAGGGGCAGTTCCTGCTGCAGATCGAGCCCGAGCAGTACGCCGCGGCGGTGCAGCGGCAGGAGGCGGCGCTCGCCGGGGCGCAGGCGCAGGCCGCGCAGGCGCAGGCGAACCTGATCCAGGCGGAGCGCGCCTACGACCGCATGGCGAAGATCAAGGCGCAGAACGCCAACCTCGTCTCCGAGTCGGAGCTCGATCAGCTCAAGACGGCGGCGGACGTGAACAAGGCGCTCTCCGACGCCGCGAAGCATCAGGTGGAGCAGGCGGTCGCCGGGCTACGCGACGCGCGTCAGGCGCTGGCGAAGACGACGATCAACGCGCCGATGAGCGGCCGCGTGACCCGCCTGAACGTCGAGCAGGGCGAGACGGCGGTCCCGGGCACGTTCAACAAGGACGCCGCGACGCTGCTCACGATCAGCGACATGGGCGTCCTGGAGACGAAGGTGAAGGTCGACGAGACCGACGTCGCGCACGTCTCGCTCGGCGACTCGGCCGTCGTGCAGATCGACGCCTTCCCCGACACGACGTTCGTCGGCCGGGTCACGAAGATCTCGAACAGCTCGGTGAAGGGCGCCGCCGGCCAGCAGGCGGCCGATCAGGCGATCGACTTCGAGGTGACGATCCAGCTCGTGAACCCGCCGCAGGAGACGCGGCCGGACTTCTCGGCCACGGCGAAGGTCATCACCGACGCGCGGAAGCACGTGCTCTCGATCCCGATCATCGCGCTCACCGTGCGCGAGAACGAGAACGTGCCGCACGCCGACAGCGCGCCGACGATGGGCGGCCGCGAGCCGCAGAAGGAGGTCGGCAAGAAGGACGTCGAGGGCGTGTTCATCGTGGCGAAGGACAACAAGGTGACGTTCCGCCCCGTAAAGGTGGGTATCGCCGGCGATCGCTACTTCGAAGTGCTCGGCGGGCTCAAAGAGGGGGAGACCATCGTGGCGGGAACGTACCAGGCCATCCGCGACCTGAAGGACGGGCAGCTCGTGCGCCAGGCCGTGGACAAGAACGCGAAGGACGCGAAGACGAAGACCGCGACGGCGGGGGCGAAGTCGTGA
- a CDS encoding FKBP-type peptidyl-prolyl cis-trans isomerase, which produces MPRPTRYVLTLVAALASAVTLGCRDVEAPNEDPATTTYAASLNVNLSLMKRTPSGLYYQDLSVGTGKQAMKDSTLKVYYTGQLTSGHTFDTNVNKTPFTFVLGQGQVIKGWDEGILAGEPMRVNGRRRLVIPPDLGYGGHTTGTIPAGSVLVFDITLVGVGA; this is translated from the coding sequence ATGCCGCGCCCCACCCGCTACGTCCTCACGCTCGTCGCCGCGCTCGCGTCGGCCGTCACCCTCGGCTGTCGCGACGTCGAGGCACCGAACGAGGACCCGGCGACGACGACGTACGCCGCGTCGCTGAACGTGAACCTGTCGCTCATGAAGCGCACGCCGTCGGGGCTCTACTACCAGGACCTTTCGGTGGGCACGGGCAAGCAGGCGATGAAGGACAGCACGCTCAAGGTCTACTACACCGGCCAGCTGACGTCCGGGCACACGTTCGACACGAACGTGAACAAGACGCCGTTCACGTTCGTGCTCGGGCAGGGGCAGGTGATCAAGGGCTGGGACGAAGGGATCCTCGCCGGGGAGCCGATGCGCGTGAACGGCCGCCGCCGGCTCGTGATCCCGCCCGACCTCGGCTACGGCGGACACACGACGGGCACCATTCCCGCGGGCTCGGTGCTCGTGTTCGACATCACGCTCGTCGGCGTCGGGGCCTGA
- a CDS encoding sensor histidine kinase, translating into MARQVAHEIKNPLTPIRLGMQHLRRAYFDRRGNFDEILERNVERVLVEIDRLDEIARSFSRYGTAPDQRLPAHATDVAAVARDVVALERFGQGALAWEIEGADAPVHALARDEELREVLLNLLENARHARARTVRVSVDRDGSEVMLRVADDGEGIPDELQTRVFEPHFSTRTSGSGLGLAISRRMIEGWGGTIGLRSRVGVGTEVTLRLRANGDGRHD; encoded by the coding sequence ATGGCGCGGCAGGTCGCGCACGAGATCAAGAACCCGCTCACGCCGATCCGCCTCGGCATGCAGCACCTGCGGCGCGCGTACTTCGACCGGCGCGGCAACTTCGACGAGATCCTCGAGCGCAACGTGGAACGCGTGCTCGTCGAGATCGACCGGCTCGACGAGATCGCGCGCTCGTTCAGCCGCTACGGCACCGCGCCCGACCAGCGGCTGCCCGCGCATGCCACCGACGTCGCCGCCGTGGCGCGCGACGTCGTCGCGCTCGAGCGCTTCGGCCAGGGTGCGCTCGCGTGGGAGATCGAGGGTGCGGACGCGCCGGTGCACGCGCTCGCGCGCGACGAGGAGCTGCGCGAGGTGCTGCTCAACCTGCTCGAGAACGCGCGCCATGCGCGGGCGCGCACCGTGCGCGTCTCCGTCGATCGCGACGGGAGCGAGGTCATGCTCCGCGTCGCCGACGACGGCGAGGGGATCCCCGACGAGCTGCAGACGCGCGTGTTCGAGCCGCACTTCTCCACGCGCACGAGCGGCAGCGGGCTCGGGCTCGCGATCAGCCGGCGCATGATCGAAGGGTGGGGCGGCACGATCGGGCTCCGGTCGCGCGTCGGGGTCGGCACCGAGGTCACGCTGCGCCTGCGCGCGAACGGCGACGGCCGGCACGACTGA